One part of the Arabidopsis thaliana chromosome 1 sequence genome encodes these proteins:
- a CDS encoding B3 domain protein (DUF313) (FUNCTIONS IN: DNA binding; INVOLVED IN: regulation of transcription, DNA-dependent; LOCATED IN: cellular_component unknown; CONTAINS InterPro DOMAIN/s: Protein of unknown function DUF313 (InterPro:IPR005508), Transcriptional factor B3 (InterPro:IPR003340); BEST Arabidopsis thaliana protein match is: Domain of unknown function (DUF313) (TAIR:AT3G24850.1); Has 119 Blast hits to 119 proteins in 5 species: Archae - 0; Bacteria - 0; Metazoa - 0; Fungi - 0; Plants - 119; Viruses - 0; Other Eukaryotes - 0 (source: NCBI BLink).): MTTNDDDHAAERNTMSMNYELAATLSDEEQRARKGKAKIVCKEEDHVFIKKKEKYEEESEKREFFSHVPRKIRPALRYPQPNFENPNGASSSLNLPFEEDYYMAEYYKKTETINPPNPYHQWSPSSFLTEYTHPRMLEVLHRCGFNRPVVTCYSRTAREMRWWLRQVMKDMRAEDLTLILEKTLSTTDVITTTHGRFSMHFNRLISNDFLKPEERSILEEDTYNDETMGVGAILVDQRSQKWSVILKRWGQNYFLSCGWNDVVKANKLKAGDDICLWAFRCDGVLCFAMRQWRGILCFALVPPLTLRQSSSSNARRLC, encoded by the exons ATGACGACAAACGACGATGATCACGCGGCTGAGAGAAACACGATGTCCATGAACTATGAATTGGCGGCTACGTTGAGTGATGAAGAACAACGcgcaagaaaaggaaaagccAAGATTGTCtgtaaagaagaagaccacgtctttatcaaaaagaaagaaaaatacgAGGAAGAGAGCGAGAAGAGGGAATTCTTCAGTCATGTCCCCAGAAAGATAAGGCCTGCGCTTAGATACCCACAACCTAACTTTGAAAACCCTAATggggcttcttcttctttaaacttACCCTTCGAAGAAGACTACTACATGGCTGAGTACTACAAGAAGACGGAGACCATAAACCCACCTAACCCTTATCACCAATGGTCTCCTTCTTCGTTCTTAACGGAGTACACACACCCTAGGATGCTTGAGGTGTTACATCGCTGTGGATTCAACAGACCAGTGGTAACTTGTTATTCAAGGACGGCCAGGGAGATGCGGTGGTGGCTTCGCCAGGTGATGAAAGACATGAGAGCAGAAGACCTAACACTTATCTTAGAGAAGACTCTGTCCACAACTGATGTGATCACAACGACACATGGCCGTTTCTCAATGCATTTCAACAGATTAATCAGTAACGACTTCTTGAAGCCTGAGGAGCGGAGTATCCTAGAAGAAGATACCTACAATGATGAGACGATGGGAGTTGGAGCCATTCTCGTGGATCAAAGGTCTCAAAAGTGGAGTGTGATTTTGAAGAGATGGGGCCAGAATTACTTTCTGAGTTGTGGCTGGAACGACGTTGTTAAGGCTAATAAATTGAAAGCTGGCGACGACATCTGTCTTTGGGCGTTTAGGTGCGATGGAGTCCTCTGTTTTGCCATGAGGCA GTGGCGTGgaatcctctgttttgctcTTGTTCCTCCTCTTACATTGAGACAGAGTAGCTCTTCCAATGCTCGCCGTCTCTGCTAA